A single region of the Diadema setosum chromosome 14, eeDiaSeto1, whole genome shotgun sequence genome encodes:
- the LOC140237589 gene encoding uncharacterized protein, giving the protein MERGIFQGCPISPYLFLLVIESMALAIRQNLNIKGIPVGENDLKISLLADDSTCFIDGSQNSFKSLFDTIGSFSESSGCKLNISKSEAIWIGSLKGSQKFPFSEKGLKWNKFTFKTLGIHFSLNISNLYDLNHKTKLKSIENILNCWRVRNLSLVGKICVIKTLLLPQLLYYFSVLCIKIPKKFFRQINTILYKFIWSGGSDRVKRHLLCNDYSLGGLKMIDPYMFSIAQKMTWVKMLLDDNYQSIWKFIELCILDDFSGSKDILWKAHPPACILNKLGSSQLAESLQTWYIFREKIVKDEFNTAFSAIGSCQCIWFNRSIRSKSKQYFLYEDWLDKGIVFISDLLNPPHPGYKLFEELILDYDISKKDRRKYNFLLKNIPKDWFVSSDLSPDKIFEEIKAKLLKTQKNPKFAYSIIQETCYPERQIVFWSDLQESEEINWEKVHVNNFLCTINTRIRSFYFKLFHRAIGLNNFLYKIKRKDSPNCSFCKNAPETYIHIFVQCPSVQPIWEDTLKAISQKINKPLNVSLFEQMFGFDSDKFLTYLFLLLKYYVYICKFQNKPPSFKSYKSYVIANKELEYNIAKRNNKLSIYFRKWRFDL; this is encoded by the coding sequence ATGGAACGAGGTATTTTCCAAGGGTGTCCTATATCCCCATACCTGTTTTTGTTGGTTATCGAGTCTATGGCTCTTGCTATTAGACAAAACCTAAATATTAAAGGTATCCCAGTGGGcgaaaatgatttgaaaatttcTTTGCTAGCAGATGACTCTACTTGTTTCATTGACGGTTCACAAAACTCGTTTAAATCACTTTTTGATACTATTGGTTCATTTTCTGAGAGTTCTGGCTGTAAGCTTAACATCTCTAAATCAGAAGCAATTTGGATTGGTTCTTTAAAGGGTTctcaaaaatttccattttcggaGAAAGGTCTTAAATGGAATAAGTTTACTTTTAAAACTCTgggtattcatttttctttgaacatAAGTAATCTGTATGATCTTAACCACAAGACAAAGcttaaatccattgaaaatattttgaattgttgGCGTGTAAGAAATTTATCTCTGGTCGGGAAGATCTGTGTTATAAAGACCCTATTGCTGCCTCAACTTCTGTATTATTTTTCGGTATTATGTATAAaaataccaaagaaattttttagacaaataaatacaatactatataaatttatatggaGTGGTGGAAGTGATAGGGTCAAAAGACACCTCTTGTGTAATGATTACTCTTTGGGTGGTTTAAAAATGATTGATCCATACATGTTTTCTATTGcacaaaaaatgacatgggtcaAAATGCTTCTTGATGATAACTATCAAAGTATATGGAAATTTATTGAATTATGTATTTTAGATGATTTTAGTGGTAGTAAAGATATATTGTGGAAAGCACATCCCCCTGCAtgtattttgaacaaattaGGCTCAAGTCAATTAGCCGAATCTCTTCAAACATGGTACATTTTTagagaaaaaattgttaaagaTGAATTCAATACAGCTTTTTCTGCAATTGGTTCTTGTCAATGCATCTGGTTTAACAGAAGTATTCGTTCAAAATCCAAACAATACTTCTTGTATGAAGATTGGTTAGACAAAGGTATTGTCTTTATAAGTGATCTACTCAACCCTCCCCATCCAGGttataaattatttgaagaaCTGATTTTGGATTACGATATTAGCAAAAAGGACAGGCGgaaatacaattttttattgaaaaatattcCAAAAGATTGGTTTGTTTCCTCTGATTTATCTCCAGACAAAATATTTGAGGAAATTAAAGCAAAACTTTTAAAGACTCAAAAAAATCCAAAGTTCGCTTACAGTATAATACAAGAAACATGTTATCCAGAAAGACAGATtgtattttggagtgacctccaAGAGTCCGAAGAAATCAATTGGGAAAAAGTTCATGTGAACAACTTTTTATGTACCATAAATACACGTATTCGATCTTTTTACTTTAAGCTATTTCACAGAGCTATAGGTTTGAATAACTTTCtatataaaattaaaagaaaagattctCCCAATTGCTCATTTTGTAAGAATGCCCCTGAAacctatattcatatttttgttcaatGTCCTTCAGTTCAACCCATTTGGGAGGATACTCTTAAAGCTATCTCTCAGAAAATCAATAAGCCACTAaatgtttcattatttgaacaaatgtttggttttgattctgataaatttttgacatatctttttcttttacttaaatattatgtttatatttgtaaatttcaaaataaaccaCCCAGCTTTAAAAGTTATAAATCGTATGTCATAGCCAACAAGGAGCTTGAGTATAATATTgctaaaagaaataacaaactttcgatttatttcaggaaatggagatTTGATCTGTAA